A DNA window from Parabacteroides johnsonii DSM 18315 contains the following coding sequences:
- a CDS encoding endo-1,4-beta-xylanase gives MKKITLIISLVFCCFNLFAQNSFPKSAKEDKEKIMSEAYWNIWNPKVQAKIDKDIEQNRKANAIVCLQDVAAGSEVKIEQISHDFVFGAHIFNYNQLGTPACNQKYKDVFGTLFNRATVAFYWKTLEMQPNRPRFREEYWDTEEYWNRQTDPKLQPHWRRPSPDQIIDFCLSKGVPVHGHPLIWGNRKWHNPNWIIGQMMTPEEKKEMDKLIVEYGNLDNYLDSEKYTDEYKNMTVAQLETKFPNLTKKLKELFEKRIVEIAKYYGDRVSSWDVVNESAQDFAKGVMVPGSGLCKSNYGVMPGDYTFEAFKTANQVFSDNVLLNINDYWTGPEYPEQVKDLMERGAKINIAGSQMHLFNPQQCLDIAAGKEIQTPNQIWTIMNRISETGLPIHLSEITITSPGNDDRGQKIQAVIAQNLYRLWFSVKNMMGITWWNVVDDCGAPGEPSVSGLFTRNMDPKQSFYALDNLINHEWKTNTIVKVGKNGDIKFRGFRGRYHITYMDKSGKEQVVEYHLK, from the coding sequence ATGAAAAAGATAACATTAATAATCAGTTTAGTTTTTTGTTGTTTTAATCTGTTTGCACAGAATAGTTTTCCCAAAAGTGCGAAAGAGGACAAAGAAAAAATCATGAGTGAAGCCTATTGGAATATCTGGAATCCAAAGGTACAGGCTAAGATCGATAAGGACATCGAGCAAAATAGAAAAGCAAATGCTATCGTTTGTTTACAGGATGTTGCGGCTGGATCAGAAGTGAAGATTGAGCAGATTTCGCATGATTTTGTATTCGGTGCCCATATCTTTAACTATAATCAATTAGGCACTCCTGCATGTAACCAGAAATATAAAGACGTGTTCGGGACATTATTTAATCGTGCGACTGTCGCATTTTATTGGAAAACCCTGGAAATGCAACCAAATCGCCCTCGTTTTCGTGAAGAATACTGGGATACGGAAGAATATTGGAATCGCCAGACAGACCCGAAGCTGCAGCCGCATTGGCGCCGTCCTTCTCCCGATCAGATTATAGATTTCTGTCTCAGTAAGGGGGTCCCCGTACATGGGCATCCGTTGATCTGGGGAAATCGTAAATGGCATAATCCTAACTGGATTATAGGTCAGATGATGACACCTGAGGAGAAAAAGGAAATGGATAAATTGATTGTGGAGTACGGCAATCTGGATAATTACTTGGATAGCGAGAAATACACGGATGAATACAAAAATATGACTGTAGCTCAATTAGAAACGAAATTTCCTAATTTGACGAAAAAGTTAAAGGAGTTATTTGAAAAACGGATTGTGGAGATCGCTAAATATTATGGGGACCGTGTCAGTAGTTGGGATGTTGTCAATGAGAGTGCACAAGATTTTGCCAAAGGGGTAATGGTTCCGGGTTCCGGACTCTGTAAAAGTAATTATGGGGTAATGCCTGGGGATTATACATTTGAAGCTTTCAAAACTGCCAATCAGGTATTTTCGGATAATGTTCTTTTGAATATTAATGATTATTGGACTGGTCCGGAATATCCGGAGCAGGTAAAAGACTTGATGGAAAGAGGAGCGAAAATAAATATTGCCGGTTCCCAAATGCATTTGTTCAACCCGCAACAATGTTTGGATATTGCTGCCGGAAAAGAAATCCAGACACCGAATCAGATCTGGACTATCATGAACCGGATTTCGGAAACCGGATTGCCGATTCATTTAAGCGAGATCACGATAACATCCCCAGGTAATGATGACCGTGGACAGAAAATACAGGCTGTAATTGCACAGAACTTGTATCGCCTGTGGTTCAGTGTTAAAAACATGATGGGTATTACGTGGTGGAATGTGGTTGATGATTGTGGCGCACCGGGAGAACCGTCTGTTTCTGGATTGTTTACCAGAAACATGGATCCCAAACAATCATTTTATGCACTTGATAATTTGATCAATCATGAATGGAAAACTAATACAATCGTAAAAGTTGGTAAAAATGGTGATATAAAATTTCGAGGATTTCGAGGTCGATATCATATTACTTATATGGATAAGTCAGGAAAGGAACAAGTCGTAGAGTATCACTTAAAATAA
- a CDS encoding SDR family NAD(P)-dependent oxidoreductase encodes MGVKHLFEITGKTALITGAGQGIGRSIALALAEHGANVVINYRSNRQLAETTLQDVLKMGGKAWLWEYDLLSDTLTSDFQLLRQKLGIEVDILVLNASIQIRRKWEDVTLYEFNTQMNVNVRASLELIQCCVPYMESKGWGRIVTLGSVQQNRPSKQMIVYAASKAAQLNMVKNLAWQLGNKGITINNLAPGVIGTIRNEEVLSNEVFKTKIEKNIPLRYIGEPDDLASMALLLCSEAGRYISGADILVDGGMSLPE; translated from the coding sequence ATGGGAGTGAAGCATTTGTTTGAAATAACGGGAAAAACTGCATTGATTACAGGAGCTGGCCAAGGAATTGGCCGCTCCATCGCTTTAGCTTTGGCTGAACATGGGGCGAATGTTGTGATCAATTACCGGAGCAATCGCCAATTGGCGGAAACGACTTTACAGGATGTGCTGAAGATGGGAGGAAAAGCGTGGCTATGGGAATATGACTTATTATCAGACACGCTGACTTCTGACTTTCAACTGTTGCGGCAAAAACTGGGAATTGAAGTCGATATCTTAGTTTTGAATGCTTCTATTCAGATTCGTAGGAAGTGGGAAGATGTGACTCTATATGAGTTTAATACTCAAATGAATGTGAATGTAAGAGCTTCACTGGAGTTGATACAATGTTGTGTGCCTTATATGGAATCGAAAGGTTGGGGAAGAATTGTTACGTTAGGTTCTGTTCAGCAGAATAGACCGAGTAAACAAATGATTGTTTATGCAGCTTCAAAAGCTGCTCAACTGAATATGGTGAAAAATCTCGCTTGGCAATTGGGAAATAAAGGAATAACGATAAACAATCTGGCTCCCGGGGTGATCGGAACGATTCGTAATGAGGAAGTTTTGTCAAATGAAGTTTTCAAAACAAAAATAGAGAAGAATATTCCATTAAGGTATATTGGAGAACCGGATGATCTGGCTTCTATGGCATTGCTTTTGTGTAGTGAGGCCGGACGCTATATTTCCGGTGCGGATATATTGGTAGATGGTGGAATGAGTTTACCAGAGTGA
- a CDS encoding cellulase family glycosylhydrolase, with protein sequence MVRNILYMMILYSFFSCGKERDQNFIRVSKVNPCYLEYSDGTPFIPVGLNICWERFETDETKVLQLYEQRFRNLSENGGNYTRIWLSAPFFEVEHKKAGEFDENRAKRIDKLLELATKYGIKIKFCLENFRKLTGYSAPFSSSVAFDKPIYSFDNQGPLNDMTDFFKTQQGKDLYLDRVAFFASRYADNPTVMGWELWNEINSVSFSEGIAGELEWTREMLPVVKSYFPHHLVMQSLGSFDNEKYQEWYMDFSSISDNEIAQVHRYLDPGAVWDICRAPMDSLASQAVILLRNMVVDKPVILSEVGAVEAHHSGPSKLYESDTLGILLHDLIFAPFFSGAAAPGQSWHWQYYIEKNNLWWHFGRFSHATENVNPITEQYQPDFFMHDQVRFYCLKGNTHTLVWCRDVLSNWHTELIGNVLPGSRTVKLPLEFLGSKVSNVEQYDPWSDMRKVTHVVDDTLEITFKRSIVLRFNRQNH encoded by the coding sequence ATGGTACGGAATATATTATATATGATGATTCTTTACTCTTTTTTCTCTTGTGGTAAAGAGCGTGATCAGAACTTTATACGGGTGAGTAAGGTAAATCCTTGTTATTTGGAATATTCGGATGGTACCCCTTTTATACCTGTGGGCCTCAATATTTGTTGGGAACGTTTTGAAACGGATGAAACAAAGGTTTTACAGCTTTATGAACAGCGTTTTCGCAATCTTTCGGAAAATGGAGGAAATTACACACGTATTTGGTTGAGTGCTCCATTTTTTGAGGTCGAGCATAAAAAAGCTGGAGAGTTTGATGAAAATAGGGCAAAGCGAATAGACAAACTGTTGGAGTTGGCGACAAAATATGGGATCAAAATCAAATTTTGTTTGGAAAATTTTAGGAAACTAACAGGATATTCTGCCCCGTTTTCTTCATCAGTGGCTTTTGATAAACCTATATATTCTTTTGACAACCAAGGTCCTTTGAATGATATGACTGATTTTTTCAAAACGCAGCAGGGGAAAGATTTATATTTAGATAGGGTTGCCTTTTTTGCTTCCAGATATGCGGACAATCCAACAGTTATGGGGTGGGAATTATGGAATGAAATCAATTCTGTAAGTTTTTCCGAAGGAATAGCAGGGGAGCTAGAATGGACAAGAGAGATGCTACCTGTTGTTAAATCTTATTTTCCGCATCATTTGGTTATGCAAAGCTTGGGAAGTTTTGATAATGAAAAATACCAGGAGTGGTATATGGATTTTTCTTCTATTTCGGATAATGAGATAGCCCAGGTTCATCGCTATTTGGATCCAGGGGCTGTTTGGGATATTTGTCGGGCCCCAATGGATTCTTTGGCAAGCCAGGCTGTCATTTTATTGCGTAATATGGTTGTTGATAAACCTGTTATACTCTCCGAAGTGGGTGCGGTTGAGGCACATCATTCCGGGCCATCCAAGTTATATGAATCGGATACGTTAGGCATTCTGTTACATGATTTGATCTTTGCCCCTTTTTTTTCAGGTGCTGCAGCTCCCGGTCAAAGTTGGCACTGGCAGTATTATATAGAAAAGAATAATTTATGGTGGCATTTCGGACGTTTTAGTCATGCAACGGAAAATGTAAATCCGATAACAGAGCAGTATCAGCCTGATTTTTTTATGCATGATCAAGTTCGCTTTTATTGTTTGAAAGGTAATACGCATACTTTAGTTTGGTGTCGGGATGTCTTAAGCAATTGGCATACTGAATTGATTGGGAATGTATTGCCAGGTAGCAGAACGGTGAAACTGCCACTAGAATTTTTAGGTAGTAAAGTTTCGAATGTTGAACAATATGATCCCTGGAGCGATATGAGAAAAGTTACTCATGTGGTGGACGATACTCTGGAGATTACTTTCAAACGCTCGATTGTACTGCGTTTTAATCGTCAAAATCACTGA
- a CDS encoding enolase C-terminal domain-like protein — translation MKIVDMKVRCVAIPMNCMLRHNTGVHPGYLLRTILELITDEGIVGLGEVGGGDSRAALLKLKPRIIGMNPMDLETIKMKVLRSIYYISNSRLYGAIEIACLDIMGKAFNIPMHQLLGGKLRDSIPMIAYLFWRYDRPGGGHDTCAEDMADFCVQLNDELGVTAMKLKAGVMDPMEEVKVLQLCRQKLGDDFGLRIDPNGVWSVATAVKAGHRMEELELQYYEDPSWGIEGMKAVREQVRIPLATNMYPNKFDDLGPSIHMQSIDIILTDLHYWEGPRGVKDLTAVCRTFNLGVAMHSGAEFGIELAAMLHTASTIPQMTMPGDAHYHYLEDDIIQGGKLQYVNGAIKVPEGPGLGVALDEEKMEKYERYYEKMGDYYARFHQDPYKPNWYPIVGGI, via the coding sequence ATGAAAATCGTAGACATGAAAGTCCGTTGCGTTGCAATTCCTATGAATTGTATGTTGCGGCATAACACGGGAGTACATCCGGGTTATTTGTTGAGAACAATCTTGGAACTTATCACGGATGAAGGGATTGTCGGGCTAGGTGAAGTTGGTGGCGGAGATTCAAGAGCGGCTCTTCTTAAGCTGAAACCGCGCATTATCGGAATGAATCCGATGGACTTGGAGACTATCAAGATGAAAGTTCTAAGAAGTATTTATTATATTTCCAATTCTCGTTTGTATGGTGCAATAGAGATTGCCTGTTTGGACATTATGGGGAAAGCATTTAATATTCCGATGCACCAGCTTCTTGGGGGTAAATTACGCGATTCAATTCCAATGATCGCTTATTTGTTTTGGCGCTATGACCGTCCGGGTGGTGGGCATGATACCTGTGCGGAGGATATGGCCGATTTTTGCGTACAGTTGAACGATGAGTTGGGTGTTACGGCAATGAAACTGAAAGCCGGTGTCATGGATCCGATGGAAGAAGTGAAAGTGTTACAATTATGTCGGCAGAAGTTAGGAGATGATTTTGGTTTGCGGATCGATCCTAATGGAGTATGGAGTGTTGCGACAGCCGTAAAGGCCGGTCATAGGATGGAAGAGCTGGAACTACAATATTATGAAGATCCCTCTTGGGGAATAGAAGGTATGAAGGCAGTCAGGGAACAGGTTCGTATTCCTTTGGCAACTAATATGTATCCGAATAAATTTGATGATTTGGGCCCTTCTATCCATATGCAATCAATAGACATTATATTGACGGATTTACATTATTGGGAAGGCCCGCGGGGGGTAAAAGATTTGACTGCGGTTTGTCGTACGTTTAATTTGGGTGTAGCTATGCATTCCGGGGCTGAATTCGGTATCGAATTGGCAGCTATGTTACATACAGCATCTACCATCCCCCAAATGACTATGCCGGGAGATGCCCATTATCATTATTTGGAAGATGATATTATCCAGGGTGGAAAACTGCAGTATGTTAATGGTGCTATAAAAGTGCCGGAAGGACCGGGTTTAGGAGTAGCCTTGGACGAAGAAAAGATGGAAAAATATGAGCGGTATTACGAGAAAATGGGGGACTATTACGCTCGTTTTCATCAAGATCCGTATAAACCAAATTGGTATCCGATAGTAGGTGGTATTTAA
- a CDS encoding RraA family protein, with protein MSVDQYKKEIGMMNLEKLIQDREGISSKKFPIEDKELLFRYEQLYTGAVNDVMREFCLLEQALPGRIKPLREYHSVAGFAFTVKSAPNVKIKGEMEYRTQMLDEMQEDHFVVWDTSRDDKATLWGGVMTATAKGKKLKAACIDGGIRDTHQILNADFPVFYEYRISNGSLGRCLITHYQIPIKIGDVTIKPGDIILGDIDGVLVVPREIAYEVLLRSEEIRENEKKIFSWVQNGDSVQEITAKGGYF; from the coding sequence ATGAGCGTAGATCAGTATAAGAAAGAAATCGGAATGATGAATCTAGAAAAATTGATTCAGGATCGTGAAGGAATATCTTCGAAAAAGTTTCCTATAGAGGATAAAGAATTATTATTTCGATACGAGCAGTTGTATACAGGGGCCGTAAACGATGTGATGCGTGAATTTTGCCTTTTGGAGCAAGCCTTACCCGGTAGGATTAAACCTTTACGCGAATATCATTCTGTTGCCGGTTTTGCCTTTACTGTCAAAAGTGCACCAAACGTAAAGATAAAGGGTGAGATGGAATATCGAACCCAGATGCTGGATGAGATGCAGGAAGACCATTTTGTTGTCTGGGATACAAGTCGGGATGATAAAGCTACTTTGTGGGGAGGTGTAATGACGGCAACTGCTAAAGGGAAGAAACTGAAAGCCGCTTGTATAGATGGGGGAATACGGGATACACATCAGATTTTGAATGCTGATTTTCCTGTGTTTTACGAATATCGTATATCGAATGGTAGCTTGGGGCGCTGTTTGATTACTCACTATCAGATTCCAATTAAAATCGGAGATGTAACGATTAAGCCGGGTGATATAATACTTGGAGATATCGATGGAGTTTTAGTTGTACCAAGGGAAATAGCTTATGAAGTGCTTTTACGCTCGGAGGAGATACGTGAAAATGAGAAGAAGATTTTCTCTTGGGTACAAAACGGAGACAGTGTTCAGGAAATTACAGCAAAAGGTGGTTACTTTTAA